The following coding sequences are from one Sciurus carolinensis chromosome 11, mSciCar1.2, whole genome shotgun sequence window:
- the Omp gene encoding olfactory marker protein → MAEDEPQKQQLDMPLVLDKDLTKQMRLRVESLKQRGEKRQDGEKLLRPAESVYRIDFIQQQRLQFERWNVVLDKPGKVTITGTSQNWTPDLTNLMTRQLLDPAAIFWRKEDSEAMDWNEADALEFGERLSDLAKIRKVMYFLITFGEGLEPADLKASVVFSQL, encoded by the coding sequence ATGGCGGAGGACGAGCCGCAGAAGCAGCAGCTGGACATGCCACTGGTCCTGGACAAGGACCTGACCAAGCAGATGCGGCTGCGCGTGGAGAGCCTGAAACAGCGTGGGGAGAAGCGCCAGGACGGTGAGAAGCTGCTGCGGCCGGCGGAGTCCGTGTACCGCATCGACTTCATCCAGCAGCAGAGGCTGCAGTTCGAGCGCTGGAACGTGGTGCTGGACAAGCCGGGCAAGGTCACTATCACCGGCACCTCGCAGAACTGGACACCGGACCTCACCAACCTCATGACGCGCCAGCTGCTGGACCCGGCTGCCATCTTCTGGCGCAAGGAGGACTCAGAGGCCATGGATTGGAACGAGGCTGATGCCCTGGAGTTCGGCGAGCGCCTGTCGGATTTGGCCAAGATCCGCAAGGTCATGTACTTCCTCATCACCTTTGGTGAAGGGCTCGAGCCTGCTGACCTCAAGGCCTCCGTGGTGTTCAGCCAACTCTGA